From Ficedula albicollis isolate OC2 chromosome 5, FicAlb1.5, whole genome shotgun sequence, one genomic window encodes:
- the GPATCH2L gene encoding G patch domain-containing protein 2-like isoform X4 yields MDELVHDLASALEQTSEQNKLDELWEEMALSPRQQRRQLRKRRGRKRRSDFTHQAEHACCYSEASESSLDEAVKDCREVLTANFSDSDDMAVVKRHPALSATLRSKQHLWHESDSFTENAPCRPLRRRRKVKRVTSEVAASLQQKLRVSEWNYERGCRFKSAKKQRLSRWKENAPWTSSSHGLCESGENRPFLSSGGRKERMECEADDQKQASDENMSECETSSVCSSSDTGLFTNDEGRQGDDEQSDWFYEGECVPGFTVPNLLPKWGADHRTEVERIDSGLDKLSVSTFLLPSRPAQRGFHARLNRLPGAAARCLRKGRRRLVSKETSMSTLGTERLGHIVNDPRQKDFWLPSMGKRDRNQASKCAPGTSMFKGHQEETKASCSLHV; encoded by the exons ATGGATGAGCTGGTGCACGACTTGGCCTCAGCTTTAGAGCAGACTTCAGAGCAAAACAAACTGGATGAGCTATGGGAAGAGATGGCCCTGAGCCCACGGCAGCAGCGGCGTCAGCTTCGCAAGAGACGGGGTCGTAAACGGCGCTCAGACTTCACACATCAGGCAGAACATGCCTGCTGCTACAGCGAGGCCTCAGAGTCGAGCTTGGACGAAGCTGTCAAGGATTGCCGTGAGGTGCTGACAGCTAATTTCAGTGACTCTGATGACATGGCAGTGGTCAAACGACATCCAGCTCTTAGTGCCACCCTGAGGAGCAAGCAACACTTGTGGCATGAGTCAGACTCCTTTACAGAGAATGCACCCTGTCGACCTCTCAGGCGCCGACGGAAAGTCAAACGTGTGACATCAGAGGTGGCTGCCAGTCTCCAGCAAAAGCTCAGGGTGTCAGAGTGGAACTATGAGAGGGGCTGCAGGTTCAAGTCAGCCAAGAAACAGCGTCTTTCACGCTGGAAAGAAAATGCCCCTTGGACATCATCCAGCCATGGCCTGTGTGAATCAGGAGAGAACAGGCCCTTCCTCAGCAGCGGGGGAAGGAAGGAGCGGATGGAGTGTGAAGCTGATGATCAAAAGCAGGCCTCAGATGAAAACATGTCAGAATG TGAAACCAGCagtgtttgcagcagcagtgatacTGGCCTGTTCACCAATGACGAAGGCCGCCAAG GAGATGATGAGCAAAGTGATTGGTTTTATGAAGGAGAATGTGTTCCAGGATTCACTGTCCCCAACCTTCTTCCCAAGTGGGGAGCTGATCACCGAACTGAAGTGGAGAGGATTGACTCAGGCCTGGACAAGCTCTCTGTTTCCACCTTCCTTTTGCCCTCACGGCCAGCTCAGAGAG GATTTCATGCTCGCCTAAATCgccttccaggagctgctgcccgtTGTCTCCGTAAAGGTCGGAGGAGGCTGGTTAGCAAG GAGACCTCCATGAGCACTCTGGGCACCGAGAGGCTGGGTCATATTGTTAATGATCCACGCCAGAAAGA TTTTTGGTTACCATCCATGGGGAAGAGAGATCGCAACCAG GCAAGCAAATGTGCACCTGGGACCTCCATGTTCAAGGGACATCAAGAGGAAACGAAagccagctgcagcctccaTGTCTAG